The Streptomyces sp. NBC_01353 genome contains a region encoding:
- a CDS encoding branched-chain amino acid ABC transporter permease, translated as MSDALPRRGVATLARPRVYAWAVAGLVLAAFPFYLDRFWLQAGLFAMAAAIGAIGINLLTGATGQLSMGHAFFLAVGAYGYCAFAGDGKDDLTGFGLPGWLAAVLAVALAGLAGGVFSPIAARLRGAYLGIATLALIFIGQHVLFNAHDLTGGFNGRAVPPLSLFGVTFDDSELLVAQVPFGSAEKLWYLGLVLLLAGALFARGVLRGRPGRAMNAIRDHRIAAGVMGIPVARYRAAVFVLSSMYAGLAGVLLALVFQRTVPEYFGMLLSLEYLAMIVIGGLGSVAGAVIGGVFVSLLPQLLNRYSDALPLVSAPGTGGIAPGEAARYLYGAAVVAVVLFLPGGLVRLAARKPKRTARPSHSSGEER; from the coding sequence GTGTCTGACGCGCTTCCCCGCCGTGGAGTCGCCACGCTCGCCCGACCCCGCGTCTACGCATGGGCCGTCGCCGGCCTCGTCCTCGCCGCGTTCCCCTTCTATCTGGACCGCTTCTGGCTCCAGGCCGGGCTCTTCGCCATGGCCGCCGCGATCGGCGCCATCGGCATCAACCTGCTGACCGGTGCCACCGGCCAGCTCTCCATGGGCCACGCCTTCTTCCTCGCCGTCGGCGCCTACGGCTACTGCGCCTTCGCCGGCGACGGGAAGGACGACCTCACCGGATTCGGCCTGCCGGGCTGGCTCGCCGCCGTCCTCGCCGTCGCCCTCGCGGGCCTGGCGGGCGGTGTGTTCAGCCCCATCGCGGCCCGGCTGCGCGGCGCGTACCTCGGTATCGCCACCCTTGCCCTGATCTTCATCGGCCAGCACGTCCTCTTCAACGCCCACGACCTCACGGGCGGCTTCAACGGACGCGCGGTGCCCCCGCTCAGCCTCTTCGGCGTCACCTTCGACGACAGCGAGCTCCTCGTCGCCCAGGTGCCCTTCGGCTCCGCCGAGAAGCTCTGGTACCTCGGCCTCGTCCTCCTCCTCGCGGGCGCCCTGTTCGCCCGCGGAGTCCTTCGCGGCCGTCCCGGCCGCGCCATGAACGCCATCCGGGACCACCGGATCGCCGCCGGCGTCATGGGCATCCCCGTGGCCCGCTACCGCGCCGCCGTCTTCGTCCTGTCGTCGATGTACGCGGGGCTCGCCGGCGTCCTGCTCGCGCTGGTCTTCCAGCGGACCGTGCCGGAGTACTTCGGCATGCTGCTCTCCCTCGAGTACCTGGCCATGATCGTCATCGGCGGTCTCGGTTCGGTCGCCGGTGCGGTGATCGGAGGCGTCTTCGTCTCCCTGCTCCCGCAGCTCCTCAACCGGTACAGCGACGCGCTTCCCCTGGTCTCCGCCCCCGGGACGGGCGGGATCGCACCGGGGGAGGCAGCCCGCTATCTCTACGGCGCCGCCGTCGTCGCGGTGGTGCTCTTCCTGCCCGGTGGCCTGGTCCGGCTGGCCGCCCGGAAACCCAAGCGAACCGCCCGACCCTCGCACTCCTCTGGGGAGGAACGATGA